GGGGCGGGCAGGCCCCAGACACCGGCGTTGGGCACCCACCAGCCGGTTAGAGCCCGGGGGTAAACCTCCGGGCTGACACAGCGAAGTCCACTGAAGGGACTAGGACTCGGTGCCCGCGAGCCTGCCGGCTTGAATGCGCCTGCATGTTGCCATCACAGCCCCTTCAGTGGGCTTTCCCCTATTCAGCCCGGGGGTAAACCCCCGGGCACGTGCCGCAGTACGGGAACCTTTGCACCACCCGTCCCAGGCACAGACCACCGCCGGAGACCCACCGCATCCGTCGAGGGCCATAACCCCCAGCACTTACCAGACGGCACACACCACCGCCCGGCTCCCCTACGCCCGACCGGCGGCCTGGCGGCTGCGGCGGGCGAGGGCGTCGATGGTGACGGCCAGCAGCAGGACGCCGCCGGTGATCATGAACTTGATCGCGGCGGAGAGGGCCAGCAGGTCCATGCCGTTGGAGATGGCCCCGATCACCAGCGCGCCGAGCAGCGCGGACCAGACGGTGCCCCGCCCGCCGAAGAGGCTCGTGCCGCCGATGACGGCCGCTGCGATGCTGTTCAGCAGCACGTCGCCGGAGCCGGAAGCCTGGTTGACGGCGTAGAGGCGGGAGGCGGCCAAGATGCCGCCGCAAGCCGCCAGCGTCGAGCCGAGCATGAAGACGGTGATCCGGACTCGATCGACGTTGATGCCTGCCCGCCGCGCCGCCTCGGCGTTGCCGCCGACGGCGTAGATATGGCGGCCGAAGCGTGTCCGCCGCGTGATCAGGTCGAAGACCACCACGAAGATCAGGAAGATCAGCACACCCGAGGGGACGCCCGCGATCTGCACCCGGGGGTTGGGGCTGCGGTCCACGCTCATGAGGGCAACCGCCGCGAGCACGCCGAGGGAAACGACCGCGATGCGCAGGGCCACGCCACCCACCGCCGGCACTGGGAGTCCGGCCCGCAGCCGCTCGCGGCGGCTCCAGAGGGCTGTCCCGGCATAGATCAGGACGAAGGCGATGCCGGCAGCCCAGCCGAGCCAGAGCGGCAGGAGGCGATTGGCGATCCCGGTGATGAACGGGTCGTTCAGGTTGATCGTCCCGGTCGACCCGAGCACGCGCAGCAGCGCCCCCTGCCAGCCGAGCAAGCCGGCCAGGGTCACGATGAAGGACGGCACCCCCAGCTTGAAGCTCCAGGCGCCCTGGAGGAAGCCGATGGCCGTCCCGACCAGGATGGCGGCGGCCACGGCTGCCAGCGCGGGCCACCCCTGCTTGACCGACAGCACCGCCATCACCCCGGCGGCGAGGCCGCTGACCGCGCCGACCGAGAGGTCGATCTCGCCGAGCAGGAGCACCAGCGTCACGCCGACCGCGATGGTGCCAACGGCGGCGATCTGGATCATGAGGTTGGTCAGGTTGAGCGCCGTCAGGAAGTTGCGGTTGGCAATCTGGAAGATGACAGCGATGACGGCGAGCCCGAGGAGGACCGGTAGGGCGCCGATGTTGCTTCGGGTTGCGCGCTCCCCGGCCACTCGCAGCCAGCCGCGGAGCCCGGGCGCGGCCGCCGGGGCATGGGACTCCTCCGCCGCGGGCCTGGTGCCGGTACTCATGGCGTCGCCTCCCCGTCCGGCCCCGCGACCACCCCATCAGGGGGCAGCGGCCCGTTGCCCTGCTGTCCGATCCCGGCACCGGTGATCGCGGCCACCACCTGCTCGGGGGTCACGTCGCGCCGGGCAAAGGTGGCGACCCGGCGACCCAGACGCAGCACGATGATGCGGTCGGCGACCTCGAAGACGTCGGCCAGGTTGTGGCTGACGACGACCACGCCCAGCCCGCGGTCGCGCAGGCGCCGGATCAGGTTGAGCACCTGCCGCGTCTGGGCGACGCCCAGCGCGGCCGTCGGCTCGTCGAGGACCACCACCGCCGAGTTCCACATCACCGCCCGGGCGATGGCGACCGACTGGCGCTGCCCCCCGGAGAGGGTCGCCACCGGGCTGCGGACCGAAGGGATGCGTACATTCAGGCTGGCCAGGACCTCAACGGCGCGGCGCTCCATCTCCACCTCGTCGAGCGGCCGGATGACCGGCGGCACGAGCGAGTCAACCCGCTCCCGGCCCAGGAAGAGGTTGGCGACGACGTCGAGGTTGTCGCAGAGGGCCAGGTCCTGATAGACCGTCTCGATCCCCAGCCGCGTCGCGTCGCCGGGGTGGGTCACCGCGACCGCCTCCCCGGCGAAGTGGTAGTCCCCGGCGTCGGCCCGATGGGTTCCGGCGATGACCTTGATGAGGGTCGATTTCCCGGCGCCGTTATCGCCGACCAGGGCGACGACTTCGCCCGGGTAGACCTCGAAGTCGACCTCATGCAGGGCCTGCACCGCGCCGAAGCGCTTCGAGATCCCGCGGAGTTCGAGGATCGGTGTCACGGCAGTGGTCATCGACAGGATCCGTCATGCGTCATGCGTCACCCGTACTGCGTAATGCGTACCGCGTAGTGCTCCCCCCTCCGAGAGTTGGGAGAGAGGCGGGGATGAGGGTCATCCCCTACGCAAGACGCAGTACGCAATACGCAGCCCTCGTCACTCCAGCCCTGCCTCGGCGCAGGCGTCGGCGTACTCCGGGGTGCAGATCTCGTCGACGGTCCAGAAGTCGTCCGCGACCACGGTGTCCGCGATGTTGTCCTGGGTTACGGCGACCGGCGTGAGCAGGATCGCGGGGACATCGGTCGCGCCGTTGTTGGCCGTCTGGCCGCCGGTGACGCTCTCCGGGACGTCCTGCCCGGTCAGCAGCGCGAAGGCCAGTTCGGCGGCGATCTCCGCCTCCGGCTGGATCGCCTTGTAGACGGTCATGTACTGCTCGCCGATCAGGATGCGCTGGATGCCGGCCAGCTCGGCGTCCTGGCCGGTGACGGGCGGCAACGGGCTGATCCCGGCAGCCTTCATCGCCGCGATCGCGCCGCTGGCGGTTCCGTCGTTGGCGGCGTAGACGCCGTCGACCTGGTTACCGAGCGCGGTCAGCGCCTGCTGCATCTCGTTCTGCGCCTGGTCCGGGCTCCAGTCGGGGGTGTCGTACTCCATGGCGATGGTCAACTCGCCCGCGTCCACCAGCGGGTCGAAGACGCTGTGCGCGCCCTCCTTGAACTCGCCGGCGTTGTTGTCGGTCGGGGAGCCGTTGATCATGACGATCTGGGGATCGTCCACCCCCTCCAGCGCGTCAACCAGCGTCTGGGCCTGCAGCCGGCCAACCTCCACGTTGTCGAAGGAGATGTAGTAGCTGACGCCCTCCGAGTTGAGGATCGCTCGGTCATAGGCGATGACCGGCACACCCTGGGCCTGTGCCTGCTCGGCGATCGCAGCCGCGGCGGCGGAGTCGACCGGGTCGAGCACGAGCACCTGC
This genomic window from Sphaerobacter thermophilus DSM 20745 contains:
- a CDS encoding sugar ABC transporter permease yields the protein MSTGTRPAAEESHAPAAAPGLRGWLRVAGERATRSNIGALPVLLGLAVIAVIFQIANRNFLTALNLTNLMIQIAAVGTIAVGVTLVLLLGEIDLSVGAVSGLAAGVMAVLSVKQGWPALAAVAAAILVGTAIGFLQGAWSFKLGVPSFIVTLAGLLGWQGALLRVLGSTGTINLNDPFITGIANRLLPLWLGWAAGIAFVLIYAGTALWSRRERLRAGLPVPAVGGVALRIAVVSLGVLAAVALMSVDRSPNPRVQIAGVPSGVLIFLIFVVVFDLITRRTRFGRHIYAVGGNAEAARRAGINVDRVRITVFMLGSTLAACGGILAASRLYAVNQASGSGDVLLNSIAAAVIGGTSLFGGRGTVWSALLGALVIGAISNGMDLLALSAAIKFMITGGVLLLAVTIDALARRSRQAAGRA
- a CDS encoding ATP-binding cassette domain-containing protein, whose translation is MTTAVTPILELRGISKRFGAVQALHEVDFEVYPGEVVALVGDNGAGKSTLIKVIAGTHRADAGDYHFAGEAVAVTHPGDATRLGIETVYQDLALCDNLDVVANLFLGRERVDSLVPPVIRPLDEVEMERRAVEVLASLNVRIPSVRSPVATLSGGQRQSVAIARAVMWNSAVVVLDEPTAALGVAQTRQVLNLIRRLRDRGLGVVVVSHNLADVFEVADRIIVLRLGRRVATFARRDVTPEQVVAAITGAGIGQQGNGPLPPDGVVAGPDGEATP
- a CDS encoding sugar ABC transporter substrate-binding protein, with the translated sequence MHLQPAPNRFVVLVLLVITALVVAACGGGAAEEVSPTAGGVVTTATAAMPSGSPAASPTGSPAASPAASPAASPVGTPGGTPTGGTGGVQDLTGWATPSDTEDGTIALLLPETKTARYESADRPFFEAYFQELCPNCQIIYNNANQDAATQQQQAEAALTNGAQVLVLDPVDSAAAAAIAEQAQAQGVPVIAYDRAILNSEGVSYYISFDNVEVGRLQAQTLVDALEGVDDPQIVMINGSPTDNNAGEFKEGAHSVFDPLVDAGELTIAMEYDTPDWSPDQAQNEMQQALTALGNQVDGVYAANDGTASGAIAAMKAAGISPLPPVTGQDAELAGIQRILIGEQYMTVYKAIQPEAEIAAELAFALLTGQDVPESVTGGQTANNGATDVPAILLTPVAVTQDNIADTVVADDFWTVDEICTPEYADACAEAGLE